gattaaaattttataataccCATTTTGTACCATTTGGAAATGAAAGTAGGTCCAtgcagcgcgcacaagttgttgtttgcagaaatcgcgaagcgtctggttgacatAAATATACCGTCACGCGCCGTTATTCGACAATCAcggagccatttagggttctagctgAATTGGACACTCCATAGCGTCAGTATTGCCATtcaatttagctaggaccctaaatggctcaacaatcacggagcgtgaccatatatgtatataatacatGGGTTAaggtactaaataaaaaaatacagactGAACGGAACCGACAAAAATCTCGTAGTTATCAGCAAGTAACTAGTTCAATTATTTGTAACGAATCAATactatacaaaatataaattacttaattagcgAAAAGCAGAGAGAATGGCTAGatggtatttaaaatattgttatcgTTTAGTTTGGTCGCCCATGTCGCCGCTCGCCCGCTCGCTGGTCGCGCtaggcgcgctgctcgccgccgccgacgccgaATGCAGAACAAAGATGATAGGTAAATGCGAGGTCATCTTACGAGGAGGAACTTAATAAGTTTATGTCTTTACCTAAAGTATAATAAACAGTCTCTACTGCATAACTGCAGCattattgcagcgcgacatcatcatcgtcataactcttaagagcctggctcttgtcggtggagtaatcgccactccgttcttctttctgccactgttttgagctgctgtcactacgttgattttctccttggcttggtccaaaaacgcacgtctcggtcttcctctgcctctccttttttctattgCAGCGCGACGTGCCGacttaaatgtcaaaatcgaacCTCTTCTGTACTACTACTCTCTCCCGGCCGGTTTCGACCACGGCGACTGCTGAAGACGCTCATGTGCCCGCGTGCGATCTTATTAACAAAGACCCGTGCACATAACGGCAACCTGTCAAACTCttctgtacccgtaccatgagtcactgacagtgtcaaaactggcatacgcgctaacgtctacgtaatttactttccatacatttcgctcgcactaatattatgcgagtacgagcgagatacatagaaagtaagttacgttctctaTAGCGTTTGTCAGTGCCAAaatggtggtagccacacatgGTGTTACAGGTGGACACCTGGACATGGACGGTTGTTGGCGATTACCGTCTGCTCGTCTGCCTTCTAACATAAAAGTGTAAAAGTGTAGAGCAATACGAGCAGCGGCGCTTAGAAGACTTGGATGCTAAGCGCCATCTCCGTAAGACGCGCCCGAAGCCTTCgtacacctacacctacaattcagccggccagctgcattgcgtaccatgcaatcgcatcttcaaaaccaagtttggcttcgcaagccacattagagcgttccatgtttcccattaaaaacggttggagtcgccgtcgtcggacacggcgaggaggacattatcattattattattgttttttggtATTTTCAGGTTATGTAACGAAAACGGATACCGGCTGGAACGTATATGATGCTGCTCCTGGAGGAGATGTCGTTTATCTTCCTAaggtaacataaaaaaattgtataggacattattacacaaattgactaagtcccacagtaagctcaataataAGGcatgtgttgtgggtacttagacaacgatatatataaatacttaaatatatagaaaacacccatgactcaggaagaaatattcgtgctcatcacacaaataaatgcccttaccaggctttgaacccgggaccatcgtcTTCATAGgcaaggtcactacccactaggccagacaggtcgttttgtatatgtataatataaaaacacacatcaattataatttttagcCACGTAGCTAAAAATATAGCAAATAATTTCCTGCCTCACACTGCTAAACTgtagaatgaactgtcgcctgcggtatttgcGATACAACCTTGTTAGAAGAATTAAACGCAAACGAGTCTAGCAACACAATTTGTGTCACggcactattaaaaaaaaaaaaactcttctTGTCTATGTCTAACATCCGTGAGTTTCATTCTGTTTTTCCTTAAgcccttaaatattaattaaagcaCTAATCAGCTAAATATAAGAGGTTTCTAAGAAACCTCAAATCCTTCAAGAACTAAAGCATAGTTACTTCCATCTTAAATGCCAGCAACGCACTTGCACTTTTTTTTCAACGTCTGTATGAAGcggtttagttttaaaatacctaatttgATTGATTGTCATTAGAGATCCCGATATCTTCAATCTGTTATGTTTCATATAGACCTACTACATAACAGAAACAGTGGGTGAGAAGATAACCGTCTGCAATAAAGATCCCAACGCGCCGCCGCCGGTAATAGAGGTGGCGACGCCGACGCAGTTCTCACAAGTGACCATAGCGTGTTATGAAGATGAGTGTCCGCAGGGATCAACGGTTAATGTTACAAAGTATATTGAAGATTATTTTGTGATCTGGCCATAGTTGATAATTAGACGCCATTTAGCGGAAAGGATCCATCCTCTAAaatttgccatttaaatcaatgacttttcgttttgacaaaaatttcaaattctattgacagttttttgtggattggagccttttccctaaatggcgtttaattaagataataatgtaaaaaaataataggtgTTAATGTTATGTCTCCGAATTCTTTTGGTTAAAGCGTGATTTCATAGACAGcaagttaaattatttatttatataaacttgATTGCGCAAAGTATGTACAGTAATGTACAAACGGCGGACTTAGCGCCAAATGGCATTATCAACCAGTCAACAAAACAAGAACATAATGTTGAATAGTACATTGAAGAATACTGAGTAGTTTGGCCTCAGGATAAAGATCTTTGTGACGCCGTCTGCATTCTTACATGTAACAGTGTGACCACACTCTAACAATTCACCATATAACTACGatacaatatttaatatatagaaTACAAGATTCTAGCGAACGACACTGTTTAAAACAATTGCAATATTATCTGCAAAACGCGGAAAAAACGATTTAAATATATCTTCCTAAAATCACTTGAAGCCAATATAAACCTGAAAAACTCGTTCAAACTCACGAAGGAACATAAAACGCACTTTTTGTTGCCAACTTTCCGGTCTGGTGCTTCAGCAAGCATTGACAcaataaattgataaattttaaactttatggtAACGATATAAGGTacagttattatattaaaaatatgaacatatgctttatgtatgtacctaattactaacacttttatgggctttgcctgaaataaatggtttattattattattatattattatttaatgtcttGGTAATTTCAAACAGATAGATTGCTTCTTTCTGATATTTGTAAACTCCTTGGCCTCTCCGATATATACACTATACACcgatatcacagaataagtaatagtattatcatactcGTACAGAACGgctacgcaccgccccgccccgactcgaattacctcgccccgcgacaccagattgacggccgtttgccgaccgctcagtactatttttaagcaactcacacgcatgtacagacgtgccgttcacacatagaaacgcaagtgatttttgatttatagcgtgtccgccctgtgacgttATATACACTATACGCTATACACTTaggcaaccgtgcacactcactcacacacaaatcgcatagacatttacatacatacacgaACATTCAGAAGACTTAGGTATaggataattttaattaagtaataccgtgacaccaagctaagtaaggaccatttagcgcaactctacattttgtgtaattattcttagttttagttttatgttcgaatttaaactgttgtgagacatactaacattaaatcattatacggtttagacttacttgtttcagtcactcgcgcgacatgtttcggagagcctagtgagttcgtgctgtgtggcgctacaagtgttgggtgacccaaacccaaacacaccactgtgcccgcctacaacgatagcgcaagacctcccccaaccggctttctcagcgcgcgcgcagcgagcgacgcggcgcgcggcagcggcagtacgcaatacacggtcgtcgtgaacgctgctcgcactattagtgcttgagaaaggagacctaggctctccgaaacatgtcgcgcgagtgactaaaacaagtgagtctaaaccgtaaaatgatttaatgttagttttatgttattgtgctaataaatgctttttctttcttctttctttctatatctgatggcgaatgtACAATGGTGGTTCGTGGCCAGATTTAATTGATCGATTATAAgcctattacaaaaataattagtaCGTTGATTTAGACCGATGGATTGATTGCTCTGTGCATACTGGTTAAGTTgatactaatataatatatgtagctgAGACATAtccctaataatattataaatgcgaaagtaactgtctatCAAGGGAAACCGAGGTGAGTTGAAACAACGTCAATTTTGCGGTATCTTTAATCATCTTAAGGCAAGGACGCATGTTGAGTAACCCACGGACGGTGGGGCGCGGCTGAACATCGTTTGATCAGCTCGATAACGGTTATATAATTCTCAAAATTGATGGTGTTAAACCCACCTCTGTGTTAACTCACCTCGTTCACCCCTACCCTTCATGCTTTAACCGcgaaaccgatttagatgaaatttggtacctaATGCTTAAGTTCGAGGCCCGAGAGAGAAGATATGATActaagtttttatcaatcatcggACGAAGACGTGGGCATAATATATGGTTAActtgtattatatgtatagtgaCAAACAGTTCAATTTGCATTGTGGTTAATGATTATCAATGCTTTCTACTAAATTGACTGCTGAATGCTTAAATAATTAGATGGATATACCTagtttttttaaaactattataGAAACAATGCCATCAGACTAGAATCGAAATAAAACTACTGAAATGACAAACGAAACATATTTCCTGAGCTGGACGAGGCTCGTTTTAACGTGGAAATAATAAAACTACCGGTTCCAACTGTATTTTGGGTCAAACGAAAAATGGAGCCTCTATGCTTCTAATATTACATTTGTCATTTTTAGGAGTTTTGGTATTTTCTTGTTTAATTTGTCGAGACTAGGTACTATATTtcaattgtttttagggttccgtacataaagggtaaaaacgagaccctattactaagactcctctgtccttctgtctgtccgtctgtctgtcaggctgtatctaatgaaccgtgatagctagacagttgaaatttacacagatgatgtatttctgttgctgccataacaacaaatactaaaaacagaataaaataaatatttaaggggatcccatgcctcaatgaccttcgatttgaatcccttagttttctaatgtttttttgtagcttatcatattaacagcaacggattttagcaatatagtatcccatatttacttcaaagttcattgttttcgaaatatttggcatcaaagttgaacaattttagaccaaaaaactggttttctggccataacttttgtgttaattagtttaaaattaaaaccttagacaaatttttagagacgtctaagacgaacccaaatatgtagatttcgtataagtaagatctttcacagcaatcgagatacgaaaaaagtgtttttttagacaatgtttaaaacaatcataaataaataagtattcatttttttcacaatccggtagacaaaaatggagataaaagattgaagaaccgatagccgcttgtcttataattatatatgaAGTGCAAAAgaaggagatacgattcaaaacttgttaaaaatcgatgaaaaccttgTAATATCAGTGGTAATAGTATCCGAAACAAATGTATCAGTATAGAACGTTTCCGAACGCATCTTTTAAAAATtgatatgtaatgtaaaatggGTGACCCCGCGCTCTTTGCCTAGAAGCTGCCGCAACGCTAAGAACCATATATGTAAGAAAacctaattatttaataaaaacaagtgtTAATACAAACCGGTGTTTACTTAAAGCTTACACTACTACATGGCGCAGTCGAAGAAGAGCTAAGCTCCtactaaaaaagaagaaataaaataatatcaagaCAAAGAAGATATCAAGAATTCAAGATGTCGGGTATAGAATACCGCATGCCGGCACCGTTAAATCTCGAGGTAATTGAAGAGTTATATCCGCAATGGCTTAGATTTAAACAAGCATTCAGAATATTCGT
This DNA window, taken from Cydia strobilella chromosome 4, ilCydStro3.1, whole genome shotgun sequence, encodes the following:
- the LOC134741195 gene encoding uncharacterized protein LOC134741195 yields the protein MSPLARSLVALGALLAAADAECRTKMIGYVTKTDTGWNVYDAAPGGDVVYLPKTYYITETVGEKITVCNKDPNAPPPVIEVATPTQFSQVTIACYEDECPQGSTVNVTKYIEDYFVIWP